In one Armatimonadota bacterium genomic region, the following are encoded:
- a CDS encoding class I SAM-dependent methyltransferase yields the protein MKTDELAKMHAFDKTHWWFLGRRYLLRSMLPMLGQPDDLILDAGCGTGLAASELSSLGKVVAMDVCDEVFKLKEWRTIGVPCVGSVLEIPFRDSSFDLVVALDVLEHVADDNMAIRELYRVCKPGGIALITVPAYQWLWSSHDEAIGHKRRYSATLLARCVTNAGFGVRKLSYAVSSVLVLAIAFRFARRIIGKRSRESDLAPTPHLINKVLAILMGAEAFLLRYISLPFGLSVLVIAEKPQQIEVE from the coding sequence ATGAAGACTGATGAGCTTGCTAAGATGCATGCTTTCGATAAAACGCATTGGTGGTTTCTTGGACGTCGCTATTTGCTACGTTCGATGCTCCCCATGCTTGGCCAGCCTGATGATCTAATCCTCGACGCTGGATGCGGCACGGGGCTTGCGGCAAGCGAGCTCAGCTCTCTTGGCAAGGTTGTCGCCATGGATGTTTGCGATGAAGTCTTCAAACTTAAAGAATGGAGGACGATTGGAGTTCCGTGTGTTGGTTCTGTCTTGGAAATCCCTTTCCGAGACTCCAGCTTTGATTTAGTCGTTGCGCTTGATGTATTGGAACACGTTGCTGACGATAACATGGCGATTCGCGAGCTCTACCGCGTGTGCAAACCCGGTGGGATTGCCCTAATAACAGTTCCCGCATACCAATGGCTTTGGAGTTCGCATGACGAAGCAATCGGCCATAAAAGGAGATACTCTGCTACATTGTTGGCTCGTTGTGTTACCAATGCCGGATTTGGTGTTCGAAAGCTTTCTTATGCTGTGTCTAGCGTTCTTGTGCTAGCAATTGCATTCAGGTTTGCACGTCGTATCATCGGTAAGCGGTCTAGGGAAAGCGATTTAGCTCCAACACCACATCTGATAAACAAAGTTTTGGCAATACTAATGGGCGCCGAAGCTTTTCTTCTCCGATATATAAGTCTGCCATTCGGCCTATCGGTTCTTGTGATTGCAGAGAAGCCACAGCAGATAGAGGTCGAATAG
- a CDS encoding metallophosphoesterase, translated as MSWWDVFRVAVGFLALGIITYAWAVEPVLIKITRREIEIPALPSALAGVKICHLSDLHVAGYGRIERALRKVLMQIEADICVITGDIVATRGGIPVLAKVLEGFSPKHGIFGVLGNGEHDPTMPGVETAKDLRKLGIQVLVNESASISINGSEVQIVGVDDPFLGLDDVKEAFAGLGKGSLRILLAHSPDVLKSLGEHSVDIIFAGHTHGGQIRVPFFGVVWTHCRYNLRIASGYFGPEAISLKVGRNLQTRIYVSRGISGSGIRARFLCRPEVAILTLKPEASTLAS; from the coding sequence ATGAGTTGGTGGGACGTTTTTCGAGTCGCTGTTGGTTTTCTGGCTCTCGGTATTATTACCTATGCTTGGGCTGTCGAACCAGTTCTTATTAAAATTACCCGACGTGAGATTGAGATTCCTGCCCTCCCATCGGCACTCGCTGGCGTTAAGATTTGTCATCTCTCAGATTTGCACGTCGCAGGCTACGGGCGCATAGAACGTGCGCTGAGAAAGGTGCTCATGCAAATCGAAGCAGATATTTGCGTAATCACTGGTGACATAGTCGCCACTAGGGGTGGAATTCCGGTTCTAGCGAAGGTTTTGGAAGGGTTTTCGCCAAAGCACGGAATTTTTGGGGTGTTGGGGAATGGCGAGCATGATCCAACGATGCCTGGCGTCGAAACTGCTAAGGATTTGCGTAAGCTTGGCATACAAGTTCTTGTGAATGAGTCAGCTTCCATCTCAATTAATGGTTCGGAAGTTCAAATTGTCGGCGTAGATGATCCTTTCCTTGGGTTAGATGACGTCAAAGAAGCGTTCGCAGGTCTTGGGAAAGGCAGTCTGCGGATACTTCTCGCGCATTCGCCAGATGTTTTAAAGAGCTTGGGGGAGCATTCCGTAGACATAATTTTTGCGGGGCACACCCACGGCGGGCAAATTCGCGTGCCCTTTTTCGGCGTTGTCTGGACTCATTGCCGCTACAATTTACGCATTGCATCCGGGTACTTTGGGCCTGAGGCGATTTCTCTGAAAGTTGGCCGCAATCTCCAGACAAGAATTTACGTGAGCCGGGGTATATCAGGCAGTGGGATACGTGCAAGATTTCTATGTCGCCCGGAAGTGGCTATTCTTACGCTCAAGCCAGAGGCCTCCACATTAGCAAGTTAG